Proteins encoded within one genomic window of Oryza glaberrima chromosome 12, OglaRS2, whole genome shotgun sequence:
- the LOC127757143 gene encoding uncharacterized protein LOC127757143, with product MPVTPDTAHNSLSNDRSATPEPPVGSGLNHAGSEMFQPTERKGRLKGSAPHDTLSNAGTAASAGMGTSVLVPVKATQFESGSAITHTKDIPRPAGDISNAIISTGTLIPQKVSQVKLVKDISQQTNTQKLVGSTSNTGDRNDPMISAKVPQLQLVRDTTLQMVTGKPASIATSASHGTAVPISRQVPWVKLVKDVTPQMLTSRLGSAAVKVDYRTAVAIPQKLSQLKLVKDITPHTATQKPATIAAKAIHQKKRKANSDPGESPLARHKPTINDVPPSPFERSSVSSIPHHFSKAMLTDNLRSLTKLHLADELPRTLTTSTKNDDMRFLTRSELMENLRFLAKNHNFSNVATNDGN from the coding sequence ATGCCAGTGACCCCAGACACTGCTCATAATTCACTGTCTAATGACAGGAGTGCCACTCCAGAGCCTCCAGTGGGCTCTGGCCTCAACCATGCTGGTTCTGAAATGTTTCAACCAACTGAAAGAAAGGGTAGATTAAAAGGTTCTGCACCACATGACACCTTGAGTAATGCTGGAACTGCTGCCAGTGCTGGCATGGGTACATCTGTCTTGGTTCCTGTGAAGGCGACACAATTCGAGTCCGGCAGTGCTATCACCCATACGAAGGACATCCCAAGACCAGCTGGTGATATTTCCAATGCAATCATTTCTACTGGTACCCTGATCCCTCAGAAGGTGTCGCAGGTGAAGCTTGTTAAGGACATCAGCCAACAAACGAACACCCAAAAGCTAGTTGGCTCTACTTCCAATACAGGTGATCGCAACGATCCGATGATCTCTGCAAAGGTGCCTCAGCTCCAGTTAGTGAGGGACACCACCCTCCAGATGGTCACTGGGAAGCCAGCTAGCATTGCCACCAGTGCAAGCCATGGTACTGCTGTGCCGATCTCTCGGCAGGTGCCCTGGGTCAAGTTGGTGAAGGATGTCACCCCGCAGATGCTCACCTCGAGACTTGGCAGTGCTGCTGTCAAAGTTGACTATCGTACGGCTGTGGCGATCCCTCAGAAGTTGTCCCAGCTCAAGTTAGTCAAGGATATCACACCGCATACAGCCACCCAAAAGCCTGCCACGATTGCGGCGAAGGCCATTCACCAGAAGAAGCGGAAAGCTAACAGTGACCCTGGCGAGAGCCCACTGGCACGGCATAAGCCGACTATCAATGACGTGCCACCCAGCCCTTTTGAAAGATCATCAGTAAGCAGCATTCCGCATCACTTCAGCAAAGCTATGCTGACCGACAATCTTAGGTCACTCACAAAGCTTCACTTGGCTGATGAACTGCCTCGCACATTAACAACGTCGACCAAGAACGATGATATGCGCTTCTTAACCCGATCTGAGCTGATGGAGAACCTGAGATTCCTTGCAAAGAACCACAACTTTTCAAATGTTGCCACGAATGATGGTAACTAG